Genomic DNA from bacterium:
GCGGGATCGGGGCACCCCGGCGGATCGCTCTCGGCCATCGATATCATCACGTAACTTGCCCATCAATTCTTCAACAAAAGCAAGATCGCCGAACTCTTTCACAGCCTCATCGAGATCGACAGGATTTTCTTCCCGCTCATCCCTTTTCTTATCGGAAAATGAGTCAGGTACGAATCCTTCTTCTGATTGTTCGGGGTAATCTGATGAAAAGGACATTTTTTTGCTCCGGACCCATGTACATACCGCACCTGTACATAGTGAAATTAAGCCAAAATTCTCACACCTGCAAGTGTTAATTGCATCCTCCGGTGTTTCCTGCCGTAACAGAGCGGACACTTTCCCCTTCGCGATACAATTATATCTGATTATATGATTTATGGAACGCGGATTTACACGGATCGGGCGGATTTACGCGGATTTGAAACTTATAAAATATCTTGGGGGGGTGTACTGTTGATAATTTCCAATAACATCATAAATAATATGTTATATCACTCTGCGTTTTGGGGGGAAATTCAGCTATTTATGAACTTCACGATTGAATGAAATTTCTCACAAATGCGAACTACTTCATTAACAAGGGAAATACCCTGGTCTTTCCGAGATAGTTTGCACACCTCTTCACGGTCAATCAGTTTTCTTATGGAGAAGTAGGGATATTGAAGACGATCTATAAGTGTTTCAAGATATTCGTAACTGCTGGAACCGATTTCACTGTGCCTCAAAGAACTCACTTCAATCTTTGAAATCAATCTATAATCATACACCATCGCCTGTATCTTTTTCCTTTCCTCGATTTGAATCCAAAGAGGATCATCCAGTTGAAGATCACTTAGAAGCTTTCTGAACTCGTCTTTGTTATTGCATACTTTTTCCTTAAGCTTATCGGTTGCAGATTTAAGCTCAACGTTCAAGAATACTTCAAGCCCTGCCAAATGAATAGCAATAGAAAGGTGCGCCCGTTGTTTGTATTCTTGGTCTTTTGGGCCAAAAGCAATCCATGAATGATTATGCTTTAGTTCAAGTCGACCGAGATCGTATCCATCATAAAAATGATCTAATTTATATAATTCTGGTTGGAGTACTTCACCGAAGCCCTGCATGGTATCGCGCACCCATTTTCGAATTTCTTCATCATCGTGAGCTATAAAATAGTCAAATACTTCAGGCTTGAAACCGGTAAACTCTGCCATACTGATATCCTCAAGATATTGTATAAACTGCGTTACCAACCATTTATTCTTGTCACTTAATTCAGGCAAGATACCAGCAAAAAATCGATGTACTTCTGCCCATTTTCGAACATCATCATGATCCTGCAGGTTTGGGTCGATTTGTAGTTTCTGACGGTGAAATCGCATCTGAACTGGGTCTAAATTCCCAACTACTTTACTTTCGATAAGGATAACATAATTGTCGCCGTAAATCCATGCATCTGGTCGGCTGTCTTCTCGGCTATCATTTTTGATGCCTTCTTTAATGTCTTTTCTATTGTCTTCTCTATCTGATATGTTTTCGCTTGTTGGTTGTTTTGCAGACTGTTCGGGGACAAGACCTAATAGAAGCTTTTTAGATTTCCCTTTTATTTTTGCATCACCAATTGTTTTGCGCTGTAATTCGAAATTCGTTTTCCCGATGGCGACAATGCCTAACCATTCTAAAAATTTTTGTAAAACTGTTTGACTGCAATGTTCCAGTACGTTTATCAGTGCTTTGGTTGTATTGTCTTCCAATTGCCGCTCAAACTCGGAATCTTCTTGCCTTGCACCTCGATAATAATAGAAAATGTTGTGATGAAAATCCGGCATGCTCAGGTTATCCAATCATAGAATGTTGTATACAGAACACACGGCATAACAAGTGTTTATACGGTTTCAATATAACACTTACCATGGTTCTGCCCGTCCGCATAACACGCACCTGTACCCTTCATCACAAGCTACCCATCAGGCTTTTTACGCCCAGTTCTCTTCGGTTGAGTACATGGGGGCCAAACCATCCTCATCCCCACCCAATGCGCTCCACAAATTCCTGGGCTTTTCGTGTTATATATCAATAAAGTAAAATTTATCCCCTGTCAAGAGAAATATGTTCAGTATGCAGTCACGGCTTTGCCCGGTATTGAAATACCGGTCTATTCCCGAAAAGTCCCTGTCGGGACTCATGAAAGCAGCTCTTTCCCTCTTTGTCCCTTTGTCTCTTTGTCCCTTTTCTTTCCCCTTCTGCCTTGTGCCTTATGCCTTATGCCTGTATTAAACTTTTCCGCGCAGCAAGTCCCTGGGGAGTCTTTTCGATGATTCCGAGGGCTATGAGGTCATAGACATCTCTCGTGAGGGTCTTGTATGTCCTCTTTGAATATGAAAGGGCAACATGCGGCAGCATCTGCTGGAGCATGGTCAGGGGCACCGGTTTGGATATCCGTGACAACTCGAGCGCAAGATACCGCCGACGGAGGTCCGCCGGGCTCGTTTTATCCCTGAAAACGTTATGAATGTAGTGCTCCCAGAGCGTTTCGGTCTGGTGCGTGCGGATGGTGGCGGTCAGGTCGATCAGAGAGTTTCTGAAGCCCTGCACCGCGTGCATGATGAACGGCTGCACCTTTCCCTCGGGGCTGCATGTCTTTTCGAGCTGGAGCTTGTATTCCGGGCGGTTTTGAGCGAAGTGTATGCTTATGAGCGGAGCCGCCGGAGCGGGAACGCCGGCTGCGGTGAGGATATGGAACTCCATGAGCTGAGCGGTACGGATGTTCGCGTCGCCGAACGGCCGTATCCATGCCATGTAGAGATGGGCGAGCACAGCCTTTAAAACGCCGTATATGACGCCCATGCCGCGGGGAGCTTCGAATGTGGCGCTTTCGAGCCAGCGGCAGAGGTTGTCGATGAGGTTTTCGCAATCTTCGGCGGGAGGCGGTTTGTACTGATCATCGCCGGAAACTCCGGGCGCAGTGCGGAATTCGCCGGGCACGATGTAATCGGGAAGAACGAGACGGTCGAGAGCGAGACGGTTATAATCCCTGATGATTTCGGGATTCAGGCCATCAGTATCGGAGACTGTCACGGTGTCGAGTATTCTCCGGTACCCTCTGACGATGTTGAGGCACTTCTGGGCTGCATGCATCTGCGAAGGTGGAAGGGTCAGCGCTCCGTTCATCAGCTGTATGACATGATCGACACCGAGCGACAGACTGTCGATGCCGGTCATGGCAAGTGCGCCCCGGGCGAGCGATACGGCTACGAGCGTGTCACGGTGTTCAGGGAGAAGAGGAGCATCCGCGGCGAACGTGCACATGGTTTTGCATTCTCCGAGCAAAACCCAGAGTTTCGCCGGTGCCTTGGACAGGTTTATGGTGAAGGTGATCCAGGGGTGGGACTGCTCGTACGCATGCATGGATGTCCTCGCTTATTTATGGAAAATCAATTATATGGGCTAAATATGTCCTGATATATGACTAAAATAAATGATCGCCAGGTTAATTTCAAGCATTTTCAGGAACACATGGAGGGTGGAAAAAAAGTGGATGTTCACGCATCCGATGAAGATGTATTATTTTTTTATACGAATAAATTATCGGGGATTCGTACCGGGCATTGACAGCTTATATTCACACATGCAGAAAATGAAAGGACCCACCTACCGGACAAACACGACCTTGCCGCGGGCGGAATGACTGCCTGCGACGAGACGGTAGAGGTATACGCCGCTGCCGACCAGCGCGCCGCCGGAATTTTTGCCGTTCCAAACCGTTTCGTGTCTTCCCGGGCTGACCATCCCGTCGAAAAGAACGGCGACTTCCCTGCCGAGAATATCGTATATCACCAGAGAAACCCGGCATTCTACCGGTATCTCGTAGCCGATGGTCGTTGCGGGATTGAACGGATTGGGATAGGGCGGATAAACCCTGAAAGACGAGGGAATCTGCTCAACATCGGTCGTGATGGATTCGTAACGGGCGGGAATCTTTTCACTTTCTCCCGTCATGCCTTCCGCGGATACCCAGTAAAAATAAAGCGTATCGTTGGAGAGGATACGGTCGTCAACAAATGAATTCACACCGGGTCCGACAGAGCCCAGCAGGATGGCATGCTGCTGTTCGGCTTTGGTCAGGGCTTCAGCGGAAGCGTATACGCTGATGGGTACAGGATTGGAGAACATGAAAGTCTGGGAACGGTAGATATTGTACTGCGTGACATACCGGTCGACAGCGGACAGGGTCCATGTGAGTTTCAGGCTGTATCCCTGGTCGCCGGGAACATCGGAGACGGTGACATCAGTCGGGGGATCGACAATATAGTCGAGGTGTATTGTCGTGGAAAAAACAGTGTTGTTCGAGGATTTATCGGTAACCTGTATCGAAACCGTATTATTCTTATTCAGGTCTTCGAGACCGGGTGTGCCCGACAGCTTTCCTTTCGCATCTATACTGAGCCATGACGGGGTGGTGAGCAGCGAATAAGTAAGCACTGAATCTTTTTCATCGACATCGCCGGCTATGACGGATTCCTGATATAAATGCCCGACACGGGCGTTTTTCAGTGTTTTCGTAAATATCACCGGGGAGGTGTTTCTCGATGAGGTCACCGTGAAAGCATAAGAACCGTAACCTCCGGAATGACGGTATACCTTGATGGTGGTCGCTTTGGTAAATGTGTAATACCACTCATACATGCCTTCAGTTTCCAAAACTTTTCGCGGGTCGCCGAGACCACAGCCGCATGTTTCGACTACTTCCACATCTATATCCACCGTCGGCTCGGAAACGAATTTATAGTAGAAATTGGCTGCCTCAGGTAATACAATGAGATAGTTATCGACCGAATCGACAACACCGCGGTTATAAAATCCAATAAAACCCGTATAGACAACATCTCTTTCGATTTGCACTGACTGGCCGGATTCATTATCCATTATTGTATCGCCGGTATAGCGGGCAGGGTTAATATATGAGGAAACCGTATAGAAACCGGAAGAGAAGTGTTTGGGGGACATCTTGAGATAATACGTTCCCGGTGCAAGGTGAGTATGATGGATTTTCTGTGCTGTGCCTTCCGGAAGCTCGGAACCGGCAAGGAGCGTCAAATCCACATCATACAGGCTCAGATCGATCACCAGAGTCGAATCCGATACGGTTGACAGCGAAAGCTCGCCGAACGATGGTAATCCGATTTTAAACCATACGGTCTGGAACATGACACCGGAGACGGAGCCGTCGAGCGGGAGGTCACGCGCTGTTCCGGGCGTATCCTGACTTTCAGCCGCTGCCGTAAACATGACCATCATACTCAATACAAGTGCCAGAAACAAATTTCTCGTTACCATTATTCAATACCCTTCAGATTTGTATATGATACCGTTCAGGATACCCTGTCCGGTTATTCGGACAGGGGGTAATCCATCATGATCCATTCCCTGATCCCGCCAAGCATATTATACATTTCCCTGAATCCGAGTTCCTGCATAATCTGCACCGCTCCGGCGCTCCGCGATCCGGCAAGGCAATAGACGAGATACATGTTGTTCTTATCGAGAGCATCGACATCGTTTTTAAATGTCTCCGATTTATAATCGATATTGATTGCCCCCGGGATATGCTCCGCATATTCGGCCGGCGTTCTTACATCGAGAATAACGAAGCGGGGATTTGTGTTGTTCTCCCCGATCATCGAATATGCCTGTCCGACAGTTACATTTTCAACTATCTGGCCGTAAAAAACAGCCCAGTACGGGTAGTGTTCCGATTCGAAGGCAATCGTGTGAGAAACGGTGTCGACCGTGCCCTTTTTACTGGTCCAGCGTACGCCATCCCAGTGAGCGGCAAAAAGATCGGTCTCCTCCGTATCCGCGCCGATTTTTGAGGGATCGTACGGCAGTGACAGCGTTTCGGCGCCGGTTACCGAAGCACCATGCAAATCAACGTTATATATGGAGCTTACAGGATGAAGATACGGGACAGCGTATTCGGGCGGCAGCAGTTCGGCGCTCAGGAATGTAACCGTGGTATCGTCAGTAAAAAAATTTTCGGAAAACACCACCCGCGCACCGTTCCCGAGCTCGATTTTTCCTCCCGCCGCCGCAGTAACCGTGGCGGATGTCCTGAATTGAAGAAGGGATACCGTGAAATCGAGGATATCCCCATCATTCATCGTAATTCCGCTCAATTCAAGGGGAAATAGTGCGTCGCCGGTTATTAAAACACGGAACGTTGGAGAATTTTCGGCGATTTTCTCTTGGTATTTCGGGGTTAGCTGATCCGGGAAAGCCTGCTTCGGCACAACCCCGCCGGTGGAAGGCACAACAGCCGATATGCCCTTCATGTCGCGGTTACCGCCATCGAGAAGCAGCATTTTCCTCGTTTTCATGAATCCGCCGCATGTAAGCCGGTATATATATACTCCGGCTCCTGCGCCGGTTCCCCTGTCATCCAGACCGTTCCATACTGCCATGTGCTCGCCGGGTGAATAATAATCATGGACGAGTGTCCGTATTTTCTGCCCGAGAACATTATATACGGAGAGCTCAACAAAACCGGGCCTTTCTAACGAAAACGGAATTGTCGTTGCCGGATTGAAGGGATTGGGATAGTTCTGATGTAAATCAAAATCCTCGGGAACAGCCGCCGTTTCAGCGTCCCTGTCCACGCCCGTCATGGTATCGGTAATCGTATATTTTCCGTTACTGTCGGTGACAGAGCTGTAATGAATACCGGTATTATTCTCATCGGTAAACAGGACAAGCGCTCCGGATACAGGATTGCCGTCCGGGAATGTTACCGTTCCCGTCACCGAGGCAAAACAGACCGATACGGTATATAACCATAATGCACCGAAAAACGATATGGCGCGAAGCCGCGGGATTCTCCGTTTCATGTGGTATTCCTCGTTTCATGTACAGATAATGATCTTTTCACAGCATAACAGGCTGCAATGAACAATATAAATAAAACATCCGTATATAAGAAACATATATCTGTTCAAGATATAATCTTTTCATGATTAAAAAAAGAACAATATTATAGTAATTCTATAGTAATTCTGATAATATTGAAAGGACAATCGGATTCTTTGCCCTCCGTACTCTCCACAATTCCGTTGTTAAAATCTTCAAATGTGAAGTTTTTCACAGAACGATAACCGGATATTGTTATATACCCATCGAAAAAGCTTGATGTATTCCTGTCTTCGATTTATTATGTATTGTTGAGCCAGAAAATATGTATCATCATTCCGCTTTACCCGTTGAAGGCAGTCCATATGCTGAAACTGACCCAGGAAATGAAACTGACCCAGAAGCTGGATTTCAGGATGATCCAGTCTCTTAAGCTGCTTCCTCTTACCACCATGCAGCTGACGCAGCGGATTTCCGAGGAGATCGAACAGAATCCCATGCTCCAGATCGACGAAACGGTTGAGCAGACTCCCGATATCCCCGAATCGAACGCGGATGAATCCGGCCAGATATCAACATCATCGGAATCGGACACTGGCAATGACGGGGATTTCACCGAGGCCGAGTGGATGAAATACATGGAGGATGGTTACGACAGCGAGTACAAGACATACCAGGAATACGATCCGAACATAGAGGAACGTGAGCCGACAAATACCTACACCATCACCATGTCCGATCATTTACTCGAGCAGCTCGGCCTGGTGGTGGAAAACGATTATGACCGTGAAATCGGAGAATTTATTATTGGCTCGCTCGATGATGACGGTTTCATCGGGCTCACCGATGATGAAATTGCAAACGATCTGAATGTTCCCATCGAGGATGTACAGCGGATTATCGAGATGATTCAGCGGTTTGAACCCCCGGGAATAGCTGCCCGCAATCTGCGTGAAAGTCTCCTTATCCAGCTAAAAGACCGTGATATGGAAAATACGACGGCATGGCAGATTATCGACCGTTACTTCGACGATTTCACCCGGAAAAAAAACAAGGAGATTTTACGGGCTCTCCAGATTTCCGAGAATGAGCTGAAAAGCGCGATCGAGGTTATATCCATGCTCACCCCGAAACCCGGAGCGGTTTTTTCCGATACGGGAAACATGGTGATTGTTCCCGATATCGTGGTCACAAAAATCGATGATGATTATGTCGTGATGCTCAATGACGGTTATGTTCCCCACCTTACTATCAGTTCTCATTATCGGCAATTACTCGATAAAAATTCAAAATCCAGCTCCGAAACACGCAAGTATCTTGTCGACAAGCTCAACAGCGCCCGGTGGTTTATCAATTCCATCGAACAGCGGCGGTCGACCATTCTCCGTGTTTCAACCGCTATCGTGGAACGGCAGCGGGATTTTCTGGAACACGGCGTTTCGCATCTCCGGCCTATGACACTCCAGGATATTGCCGAAAACATCGGTGTGGCAATTTCAACCGTTCAGCGTGTAACTTCCGGGAAATACATTCAGACTCCGCAGGGTGTTTTCGAGCTTAAATACTTTTTTACCCAGCGGATAGCATCTTCGGACGGCTCCGAGGATTTATCGGCCAAATCAGTCAAGGATAAACTGAAACAGCTCATCGAAAAAGAAAATCCTTCCAGACCACTTTCCGACCAGAAATTAACCGATATACTCAATGAGCAGGGTATCTCCATTTCGCGCCGCGCTATTGCAAAATACCGCGACGAACTCCAGATATCGCCTGCCCGTCTCAGAAAACAACTATAAATATTTAAAAAAAGTAATATTTTTCTATTGATTTACAAAAAAATTTTTCTCATTTTTAAATTGAGTATTATGTAAAATATGTTTATTATTATTTATTTTTTCAATATATTATTGTTGAACAGCACATATTAATATACAATTTCTTATATATTTTTTATATGACATTTACCTCTAACCACCTGATTCGTAAGCCATGAGATTATATCCTCTAAAAGACATAACCGAAGGAATGGTCCTCGGTAAATCAATCTACAATATGAACGGCACGCTTCTGCTCGGGGCCGGATTCCGAATAAATCTTGACATAATCTCAAAGTTGAATGCACGCGGTTATACCCATGTCTATATCATGGAAGAGGGTACGGAAGAAATTATTCCAGAGGATGTGATTTCCGAAGAACACCGCCTCCAGGCGAAAATGAAACTTGCCGACAAAGTCGAGGTTGTCAAGAATATTGCCAACTTCAAGAACCTGACGATAGATAAAGCAACGGATCTCATGGAGAGCGGTTATCTTGAGAAAGTAAGCATTTCCTTTGAGCTCAGAAAGCTGGTCAAGGAGATTCTCAGAGATATATCCGAAACCGGCTCAAAATTCATGAACACCATTATGATTAAATCCAAGGATTCATACTTTCTGGATCATTCCATAAATACCACCGTGCTCGCCATACTGATCGGTTCGAAGTACCGCTTCTCAAACACGGAACTTACCAGCCTCGCACTGGGAACGCTGCTTCATGATATCGGCAAGATTATCATCGAACAGTTAGATGAAACCAGCAAAAGTAAAGCAGGAGCCAATCTTTACAAGGAACACCCGACTTTCGGTTATATTCTCCTTAAAAACAGCCCCGATGTCACCATCCTGGAAACCCAGATTGTCAATCAGCACCATGAGTTCCAGGACGGCTCCGGATTCCCCATAGGATTGAAAGGTCAGAACCTTCCCCCGGTTAAAGACGAGAAAAAAAGAGAAAACGGCCATATTTTCAGGCTCGCGGAAATAACCTGTGTGGCAAATGCTTTCGATAACCTTGTTCTGAACCCCTTGCAGACGAAAAATCTTACACCCCAGGATGCGCTTGGTGAATTGATTATCAACGCCGGAAGCCACTTTAACAGGGACATTATCGAAACCCTTCACCAGGTTGTTCCGATGTTCCCCGTGGGAACGCATGTCAAGATCACCGATATCGTGGATCCTAACCTTATCGGATGTTACGGCGTTGTGGCTAAAATTAACGAGGCGGCTCTCAACAAACCGATTATCATCATTACCTCAAACAAAAAAAGGAAAAAAATCAAACCCATCATGATCGATACTTCACGATTGAACCGCATAGAACTCAAACTTATCATTTAGCGCAGAAAAGGCAGCCCGCTCGACCATTTCAATCCCCATCCCCATGTAATACTTTTTATTGCCTTGTTTTTTATAATTTTATAAACGATGGGGTATTGCCCGGCATTTTATTGGCATGTCCGTTATAACAGCATATCACCAAGGATATACTGGAGTCCGGAATAATCTGAAAATCCGGATATATATCATATGGCCATACTTATTCTCTATTTACTTATCGCCCTCACGGTTTCATTTATCTGTTCGCTTCTTGAATCGATTATGCTCTCCGTAACCCACGCTCATATTGCGGTACTGATTAAAAACGGGCACAAGAGCGGGCGTCTGCTCAGAACCATGAAAAAAAACATCAATCACCCGCTCGCCACCATTCTGACCCTTAACACTGTTGCCAATACCGTCGGAGCCGCCATGGTAGGTACCCAGGCATATTCACTGTATGGCGTCGAGTGGGCGGCATTTGTCTCGGGCATACTCACCGTGCTGATTCTCGTGTTTTCGGAGATTATCCCCAAAACCCTCGGGGCCGTGTACTGGAAAACCCTGTCCCCGTTTGCCGCATATTTCCTGAAAGCTCTTATGGTCATACTCTACCCCATTGTCATCTTTCTCGAGAAGATATCGAAATTAATCTCCCGAAAAGGACCGTCCGCCAGAATAACCCGTGAAGAGCTCCTCGTTCTTGCGGAAATCGGCCTGCGCGAGGGAATTCTCGAACACGATGAAGCCCGTATTCTCGAAAATCTCCTCCTGCTCAGGGAGATACGAACCGGAGATATCCTGACTCCGCGGTCGGTCATGCTCGCTTTTCAGAAGGATCAGACTGTCGGCGAGGTGGTCACTGCCCATCCGCGGATACGTTTTTCACGGATTCCCGTGTTCGGGGACGATATTGACGATATAACCGGCGTCGTTCTCAGCAGAGAACTCCTGGAGGCATATTATACCGGCAGGGAAAAGGAAACAATCGAACGCCTCACAAAACCGATTTTCGCCATACCCGATTCAAAACCGATTGCCGATCTCATCGAGGATTTTATCAACCGCCGTGAACATATATTCCTCGTTGTCGATGAATACGGCGGTACGGGAGGGATTGTGACGCTCGAGGATGCGGTTGAAACCCTCCTCGGTGTTGAAATCGTGGACGAACACGATTCGGTCGAGGACATGCGCGCCCATGCGCTCGAACAGTGGAAAAAACGCCGCCAGGAGCGGCACACGTTGTGATGATATATGGTTGCTGACGGAAAATTCCCATTTTGTTTCCCCCCATCTTCCCCTTGCTCCGCGCCTCCTTATCCATTACCTTTCTCTCCGTGGTCTCCGTGCCTCTGTGGTTAACTTTTATCTGTCGATTCCACCATATTTCAGGACATATCATGACAAAACGCGAAGTCATACGGACGGTGCTCGACGGCGGTAAGCCCCCGTACGTCCCGTGGTCGTTCTCGTTCACCGCGGAAGCACGGGAAAAGCTCGTCGCGCACTACGGTCACGACGATATCATGAATGCGACCGGCAGCCATGTGCTCGGTCTCGGAAGCGATATCGGTTTTTTCGAGGATATCGGGGACAGTTGCGTCCGCGACGTGTTCGGCGTCGTATGGGACAGGAGCATCGACAAAGACATCGGCGCTGTCCGGGGACAGGTGCTTCATGAGCCGACACTACGGGGTTACACATTCCCCGATCCGCTCGACCGTAGATTTTTCGAGGGGATTCCCGGCATGATCGGGCGGTACGGCGACCGGTTCAGGGTGTACCAGATCGGGTTTTCCCTTTTCGAGCGGGCGTGGACGCTCCGCGGCATGGAAAATCTCCTCATGGATTTCTACGACCATCCCGGATTCGTCCGCGACCTGTTCGAGGCCATCGCCGATTACAATATCGCGCAGATCGGGGAGGCGCTCAGGTACGACATCGACGCTGTCTATTTCGGCGATGACTGGGGGCAGCAGCACGGTCTGCTCATGGGGCCGGTCGTCTGGCGCGAGTTCATCCTCCCCGTGCTCGGGCGGATGTATGGCGTCGTGCGCGAAGCCGGGAAATATGTCATGATTCATTCCTGCGGCGATGTGGACGAGCTTTTCGACGATCTTGCCGGAATCGGGCTCTCCTGTTTCAACCCGTTCCAGCCCGAGGTGATGGATGTGGCCATGCTCATCGGCCGGTACCGTGGTCGTCTTGCCTTTTTCGGTGGCCTGTCAACCCAGCGGACGCTGCCGTACGGGACTGCCGATGATGTACGTCGCGAGGTAGGACGGCTCATCGGGCTCGGAGGGAATGGCGGTTATATCCTCGCCCCGGCGCATGCGGTCGAGGGCGATGTCCCTCTCGAAAACATGCTCGCCTTCATCGAGGCTGTCAGGGAACAGCCGGGATACCATGGATAACGGTTCACGGTTTGTGAGCGTACATGACTGTGCGGCGGGTTGTTGAAATGGATACATGAGGTTTTTCCAATGAACAACCGGAGAATTTGGTTTACGGGACTATGGTCAAGGGCTGCCGTTATCGTGCTGACTCTTGTTGTGCCGGGTGTTCTGTACGCAGGAGTTTCTGTTGCACAGGGAAGCGGCGAAACCGTACCGGCGGAAAATCATAAATCCGTCTCAACCATCGATACGGTCTTCATCTCGCTGTTTCTGCTTGTCGTGCCTTTTGCATTTTACCTGTACGCACTTGGCCGCAGAAAAATAAACCAGGACAGCATTACACCTTCCAGACATGGATTCAGTCATTTCCCACCGACCAAACAGAACACAAAACCTGCTGTGAGCGGCCAGACCCTGATTCTGGTATCGCTCATACTCATTATAGTCGGCGTTCTCGGGTGGGTCTATATCCGCGAGATATTTCAGCAGCTCATTAACAGAAAATAAAATGCAGGGGCAATTCATGAATCACCCCTGCAAATGATACATCGGTCAGATACGAAATCAATCCGTGTCAATTTGTCCGACCCGCGATATTCCGTGTTCCATACGGTTCAGTACCCGCGCTGT
This window encodes:
- a CDS encoding T9SS type A sorting domain-containing protein, with product MVTRNLFLALVLSMMVMFTAAAESQDTPGTARDLPLDGSVSGVMFQTVWFKIGLPSFGELSLSTVSDSTLVIDLSLYDVDLTLLAGSELPEGTAQKIHHTHLAPGTYYLKMSPKHFSSGFYTVSSYINPARYTGDTIMDNESGQSVQIERDVVYTGFIGFYNRGVVDSVDNYLIVLPEAANFYYKFVSEPTVDIDVEVVETCGCGLGDPRKVLETEGMYEWYYTFTKATTIKVYRHSGGYGSYAFTVTSSRNTSPVIFTKTLKNARVGHLYQESVIAGDVDEKDSVLTYSLLTTPSWLSIDAKGKLSGTPGLEDLNKNNTVSIQVTDKSSNNTVFSTTIHLDYIVDPPTDVTVSDVPGDQGYSLKLTWTLSAVDRYVTQYNIYRSQTFMFSNPVPISVYASAEALTKAEQQHAILLGSVGPGVNSFVDDRILSNDTLYFYWVSAEGMTGESEKIPARYESITTDVEQIPSSFRVYPPYPNPFNPATTIGYEIPVECRVSLVIYDILGREVAVLFDGMVSPGRHETVWNGKNSGGALVGSGVYLYRLVAGSHSARGKVVFVR
- a CDS encoding HD domain-containing protein; translated protein: MRLYPLKDITEGMVLGKSIYNMNGTLLLGAGFRINLDIISKLNARGYTHVYIMEEGTEEIIPEDVISEEHRLQAKMKLADKVEVVKNIANFKNLTIDKATDLMESGYLEKVSISFELRKLVKEILRDISETGSKFMNTIMIKSKDSYFLDHSINTTVLAILIGSKYRFSNTELTSLALGTLLHDIGKIIIEQLDETSKSKAGANLYKEHPTFGYILLKNSPDVTILETQIVNQHHEFQDGSGFPIGLKGQNLPPVKDEKKRENGHIFRLAEITCVANAFDNLVLNPLQTKNLTPQDALGELIINAGSHFNRDIIETLHQVVPMFPVGTHVKITDIVDPNLIGCYGVVAKINEAALNKPIIIITSNKKRKKIKPIMIDTSRLNRIELKLII
- a CDS encoding hemolysin family protein, with protein sequence MAILILYLLIALTVSFICSLLESIMLSVTHAHIAVLIKNGHKSGRLLRTMKKNINHPLATILTLNTVANTVGAAMVGTQAYSLYGVEWAAFVSGILTVLILVFSEIIPKTLGAVYWKTLSPFAAYFLKALMVILYPIVIFLEKISKLISRKGPSARITREELLVLAEIGLREGILEHDEARILENLLLLREIRTGDILTPRSVMLAFQKDQTVGEVVTAHPRIRFSRIPVFGDDIDDITGVVLSRELLEAYYTGREKETIERLTKPIFAIPDSKPIADLIEDFINRREHIFLVVDEYGGTGGIVTLEDAVETLLGVEIVDEHDSVEDMRAHALEQWKKRRQERHTL
- the rpoN gene encoding RNA polymerase factor sigma-54, which gives rise to MLKLTQEMKLTQKLDFRMIQSLKLLPLTTMQLTQRISEEIEQNPMLQIDETVEQTPDIPESNADESGQISTSSESDTGNDGDFTEAEWMKYMEDGYDSEYKTYQEYDPNIEEREPTNTYTITMSDHLLEQLGLVVENDYDREIGEFIIGSLDDDGFIGLTDDEIANDLNVPIEDVQRIIEMIQRFEPPGIAARNLRESLLIQLKDRDMENTTAWQIIDRYFDDFTRKKNKEILRALQISENELKSAIEVISMLTPKPGAVFSDTGNMVIVPDIVVTKIDDDYVVMLNDGYVPHLTISSHYRQLLDKNSKSSSETRKYLVDKLNSARWFINSIEQRRSTILRVSTAIVERQRDFLEHGVSHLRPMTLQDIAENIGVAISTVQRVTSGKYIQTPQGVFELKYFFTQRIASSDGSEDLSAKSVKDKLKQLIEKENPSRPLSDQKLTDILNEQGISISRRAIAKYRDELQISPARLRKQL
- a CDS encoding Fic family protein, whose product is MHAYEQSHPWITFTINLSKAPAKLWVLLGECKTMCTFAADAPLLPEHRDTLVAVSLARGALAMTGIDSLSLGVDHVIQLMNGALTLPPSQMHAAQKCLNIVRGYRRILDTVTVSDTDGLNPEIIRDYNRLALDRLVLPDYIVPGEFRTAPGVSGDDQYKPPPAEDCENLIDNLCRWLESATFEAPRGMGVIYGVLKAVLAHLYMAWIRPFGDANIRTAQLMEFHILTAAGVPAPAAPLISIHFAQNRPEYKLQLEKTCSPEGKVQPFIMHAVQGFRNSLIDLTATIRTHQTETLWEHYIHNVFRDKTSPADLRRRYLALELSRISKPVPLTMLQQMLPHVALSYSKRTYKTLTRDVYDLIALGIIEKTPQGLAARKSLIQA
- a CDS encoding T9SS type A sorting domain-containing protein; its protein translation is MKRRIPRLRAISFFGALWLYTVSVCFASVTGTVTFPDGNPVSGALVLFTDENNTGIHYSSVTDSNGKYTITDTMTGVDRDAETAAVPEDFDLHQNYPNPFNPATTIPFSLERPGFVELSVYNVLGQKIRTLVHDYYSPGEHMAVWNGLDDRGTGAGAGVYIYRLTCGGFMKTRKMLLLDGGNRDMKGISAVVPSTGGVVPKQAFPDQLTPKYQEKIAENSPTFRVLITGDALFPLELSGITMNDGDILDFTVSLLQFRTSATVTAAAGGKIELGNGARVVFSENFFTDDTTVTFLSAELLPPEYAVPYLHPVSSIYNVDLHGASVTGAETLSLPYDPSKIGADTEETDLFAAHWDGVRWTSKKGTVDTVSHTIAFESEHYPYWAVFYGQIVENVTVGQAYSMIGENNTNPRFVILDVRTPAEYAEHIPGAINIDYKSETFKNDVDALDKNNMYLVYCLAGSRSAGAVQIMQELGFREMYNMLGGIREWIMMDYPLSE